GAGTCGAGGTGTTCGATCTCGACGGGGCAGGCGTCCATGCAGGCCATGCACGACATACAGGACTCCATCGTCGCGGCGTCGACGACGGAAGTACCCCCGTCGGCGACGATGTCGACCGCCTCGCTGCCGGCGTCGCGACTCTCGCGGTAGCGCTTGAGGTCGAGGATCACGTCCCGCGGGTCGAGCGGGCGACCGGCGGCCTTGGCCGGGCAGGCGGTCGAACAGCGGCCGCACTTGGTGCAGGCGTCCTGGTCGAGCAGCTCCTTCCAGGTGAAGTCGTCGATGGACTCGGCGTTGGTGGCGTCCAGATCGGCCGGGACGCCGGGGAGCCGGCGACCGGCGTCCTCGTCGCGGGCGACGACGTTGGCCGCCGAGGCGAGCATGTGGAACGGTTTCCCGAGCGGGAGCGCGGCGATAAAGGCCAGCGCGAGGACCGAGTGGCTCCACCAGACGAGCGGGTACGCCGCCTCGGCCGCGGCGGCGCTCACGCCGGCGCCGTCGAGGGCGACGGCGACCGCCCAGCCGACGAAGCTCACCGTCTCGAAGTCGGGGAAGTTCTGCCCGAGGATCCGGACCCCCTCGGTGAGGTAGCCGCCGACGCCCAGCAGGAACAGCGCCCAGACGAACAGGTCGTCCTCGGCGGAGGTGTGACGACCCCACAGGCGGTCGTCGCGGGCGGCATAGCGCCGGTAGAGGAGGACGCCGAGGCCGACGACGAACAGCAGCCCCATCGCGTCGACGACGAACGAATAGGAGAGGTAGAAGTCGCCGACGAAGAACGAATCGCCCGTGAGCGGGCCGTAGATGTCCATGTCGATGCCGAGGACGGTGGTCGCGATGAGAAGCGTGAGAAAGCCCCAGAGGACGAAGGCGTGAGCGAGGCCAGCGACGAGATCGCCGTCGCGCAGGGTCCGGTTCGACAGGACGGTCCCCGCCGCGCCGACGACCCGCTGGGGCAGGTCGTCGAGCCGGTTCAGCGGGTCCTCGCGACCCTCGGCGTAGCGGGCGACCCGGCGGTACGACCCCAGCAGGAAGACGGCGATGGCGACGGCAGCGAGGTAGTAGAACGCGGCCTTCCCGACCGGGCCGATCCCCCAGAACGTCGGGCGAGTCACCGCGTCGGCCTGGAGCAAGCGCATACTAGAACCCGGTCGGACGCCCCCTTAACGTTTGTCACGATCCCACACGGATTCGGTTCACAACCGTTGTGCCGTTTGTCGGTTTTCGGCGGTCGCGAGTCGAGCGCGACGGTGACGACGAGGCCGCTCGCCGCAGATGTCAACAATTATTTAGGTGTGCGTCCCCGCAATGCGGTTCGGGCAATGGACGAAAAGACCGAGGAACTGCGGGACATCTTCATGGACGTTTCCGACGAGGAGACGGTCACGGAGACCCAGGAGGAGCCGCGGGGCTCCATCGCGGACCAGCCGGACGAGGCGACGATCCGCGAGCGCCTGCGGGGGGTAATCGAGGCGCTCGCCGACCGCTACGACTTCGACTCGGCGTTCGAGACGGAGACGTACGTCGACCTGGTCCGGGGGTTCTACGACGACGGGTCCGACGAGGCGATCGCCGACGACCTCGGCGTCTCGCCCGACGAAGTGTTCCGCGCACGCATGGATCTGCACCTGTTCCGGGGGGACGACACGGCGGCGCCGTTCGACATCTGCGAACTGCGCCGCCGCCGCGACGCCGACGACGCGGCGCTGGCCGCCGAGTTCGGCGTCGACGAGCCGACGCTGGCCCACTACCGCCGCGTCGTCGACGCTCAGGACGCCGCCCGGGCGGCGAACCACCGCTATCAGACCGAGTTCGACGAGATACTCACCGACGCCGCCATCTCGGGGTCGCTCACCGAGTCCGTCACCGACGACGGCCTCGACGAGGCCGCCGAGGACATCGAGACTGACGTGTCGTTCTGAGCGGGGACTTCGATCCGATCTCCTCGGCACCGGGGTCTCCGTCCGCGTTCGATTCGTGCCGATCAGTTTCGCGTGCGAAACCATCCTTTTCCGCCTCGGGTTTCCTCGCTCACTCCGTTCGCTGCGGGAACCACTCGGCGCAAAAACATGGGTGAAAAAGGCCGCCTCCGCCGTCTTCGACGGCTCCGGCGGTGAACCGCTCGCTTCGCTCGCGGACGATCGACTAGGGATCGACCACTAACTGCACCGCCTGTACTGAACGTCGCGACTCGTGTCCCACCGTCGGTCCCGTCCCCGCCGAACGACCCCGCAACAACACTTAGGCCGGCGGCGGACGCCCGTCGGGTATGCCCGGGGCCGACCGGCCGAACGTCCTCTGGATCGCGATGGAAGACACGACGCCGCGATTGGGGTGCTACG
The window above is part of the Halosimplex rubrum genome. Proteins encoded here:
- a CDS encoding heterodisulfide reductase-related iron-sulfur binding cluster; the encoded protein is MRLLQADAVTRPTFWGIGPVGKAAFYYLAAVAIAVFLLGSYRRVARYAEGREDPLNRLDDLPQRVVGAAGTVLSNRTLRDGDLVAGLAHAFVLWGFLTLLIATTVLGIDMDIYGPLTGDSFFVGDFYLSYSFVVDAMGLLFVVGLGVLLYRRYAARDDRLWGRHTSAEDDLFVWALFLLGVGGYLTEGVRILGQNFPDFETVSFVGWAVAVALDGAGVSAAAAEAAYPLVWWSHSVLALAFIAALPLGKPFHMLASAANVVARDEDAGRRLPGVPADLDATNAESIDDFTWKELLDQDACTKCGRCSTACPAKAAGRPLDPRDVILDLKRYRESRDAGSEAVDIVADGGTSVVDAATMESCMSCMACMDACPVEIEHLDSFTRMNRQLVDQGDLDRSVQDVFQNVMQQGNTFGESQRKRADWADELDAEPTDAREESVEYLWYVGDYPSFDDRNRKVARSLARIFERADVDYGILYDDEVYDGNDARRVGEEFLFVEQAATLVDTFDDCEFERIVCTDPHAMNTFENEYPEVDFEAYADDPMMEVPEENWAGAPVFHWTQVVEDLVSEGRLGLRGDELDDTVTYHDPCHLGRYNGEYEAPRELVRATGCELAEMPRNRSDSFCCGGGGGGLWMEFDEEPKPSEERLREAVEDTAVGPAVEKFVVACPMCTTMFEDGRKTGGFEDEIEVVDVAELLIEAIEVREGEAVAVGGGPAESAADD
- a CDS encoding conditioned medium-induced protein 4 gives rise to the protein MDEKTEELRDIFMDVSDEETVTETQEEPRGSIADQPDEATIRERLRGVIEALADRYDFDSAFETETYVDLVRGFYDDGSDEAIADDLGVSPDEVFRARMDLHLFRGDDTAAPFDICELRRRRDADDAALAAEFGVDEPTLAHYRRVVDAQDAARAANHRYQTEFDEILTDAAISGSLTESVTDDGLDEAAEDIETDVSF